The region CCGCTCGAGCAGGTCACGAAGCAGCTGAACAAGCTGATCAACGTGATCAAGATCGTCGAGCTCGAGCCGTCGAACTCGGTGCAGCGCGAGCACATGCTCATCAAGGTGCGCACCGACAACAACACCCGGTCGAACGTGCTCGAGATCGTGAACCTGTTCCGCGCCTCGATCGTCGACTACGCCCCGGATGCCGTGGTGATCGAGGTCACCGGCGATCAGGGCAAGGTGCAGGCGCTGCTGCGGGCGCTCGAGCCGTTCGGCATCAAGGAGCTCGCCCAGTCGGGTCTGCTCGCCATCGGCCGCGGCGGCAAGAGCATCACCGAGCGCGTCCTGCGCGGCTGACAAGAACTTACGAACCACAAGCAAGGAGAAACAACACCGTGAGCACCGAGATCTTCTACGACGCGGACGCCGACCTCTCGATCATCCAGGGCAAGAAGGTCGCGATCGTCGGCTACGGCTCGCAGGGCCACGCCCACGCGATGAACCTTCGCGATTCCGGCGTCGAGGTCACCATCGCCCTCAAGGAGGGCTCCAAGTCGATCGCCAAGGCCGAGGAGGCGGGCTTCCCCGTCAAGAACGTGGCTGACGCGGCTGAGTGGGCCGACGTCATCATGATCCTCGCGCCTGACCAGCACCAGCGCACGATCTACAACGAGTCGATCAAGGACAAGCTGACCGCGGGCAAGGCCCTCGCCTTCGCGCACGGCTTCAACATCCGCTTCGGCTACATCGACGCTCCCGAAGGCGTCGACGTCATCCTCATCGCTCCCAAGGCTCCCGGCCACACGGTGCGCCGCGAGTTCGTCGCAGGTCGTGGCATCCCCGACATCATCGCCGTCGAGCGCGATGCGTCGGGCAAGGCCTGGGACCTCGCGCTGTCGTACGCGAAGGCCATCGGCGGCACCCGCGCCGGCGTCATCAAGACGACCTTCACCGAAGAGACCGAGACCGACCTGTTCGGCGAGCAGGCCGTGCTCTGCGGTGGCATGAGCCACCTCGTGCAGGCCGGCTTCGAGACCCTGGTCGAGGCTGGCTACCAGCCCCAGATCGCGTACTTCGAGGTTCTGCACGAGCTCAAGCTGATCGTCGACCTGATGTGGGAGGGCGGCATCGCCAAGCAGCGCTGGTCGATCTCCGACACCGCCGAGTTCGGCGACTACGTCTCGGGTCCCCGTGTCATCGACGCGGGCGTCAAGGAGCGCATGCAGGGTGTCCTCGCCGACATCCAGTCGGGCGCGTTCGCGAAGCGCTTCATCGAGGACCAGGACAACGGCGCCGAGGAGTTCCTGTCGCTCCGCGAGAAGGAGCAGGGCCACCCGATCGAGGCGACCGGCAAGGAGCTGCGTTCTCTGTTCGCGTGGAAGTCGCAGGACGAGGACTACGTCGAGGGCAGCGCCGCGCGCTGATCCATCGTCGTGAGAACGGGCGTCCTTCGGGGCGCCCGTTCTTCGTCTCTGGTCCTGCATACATCCGATGTCTGTGTCATGCTTGGTGCATGCGACAGGAATGGTTCGATGAGGCGCGGTTCGGCATGTTCGTGCACTTCGGTGCATACAGCGTGGCTGCACGGCACGAATGGGTGCAGAACTACGAGCGGCTGACCGACGAGGAGTACCGGCCCTACGTGGACCACTTCGCTCCCGACCGCTTCGACGCGAGGGCCATCGCGCGCAGGGCGAAGGAGACCGGCATGGGGTATGTGGTGCTGACGGCTAAGCATCACGACGGATTCTGCCTGTTCGATTCGGCGCTCACCGACTTCACCTCCGCGGTGGTCTGCGATCGGGACCTGGTGCGCGAGCACGTGGAGGCGCTGCGGGAGGAGGGGGTCAAGGTCGGGCTGTACTACTCGCTCCTCGACTGGCATCACCCCGACTTCACCGTCGACTGGAACCATCCGCGATGCGACGATGAGAACGCCGCGGCACTGAACGAGGACCGCGACATGGCGCGGTACCGCGAATACCTGCACGGCCAGGTGAGGGAGCTGCTCACCGGCTATGGCGAACTCGACTATCTGTTCTTCGACTTCAGCTACCCCGAGACCAGGGACGGCTGGGCGGGCAAGGGCCCCGAGGACTGGGACGCCGAGGCGCTTCTGGCGATGTGCCGAGAGCTGCAGCCGGGGATGCTGGTGAACGACCGGCTCGGCATCCCTGCCGACTTCGTCACCCCAGAGCAGTACCAGCCGACCTCACCGCTCGTCGATGGGGCGGGCGAGCCGCAGGTCTGGGAGGCCTGTCAGACCCTGAACGGCTCCTGGGGATACCACCGCGACAACACCGATCAGAAGTCAGCCGATCTTCTCGTGCGGATGCTCGCGGACTCGGTGTCGATGGATGGCAACATGCTGCTGAACATCGGGCCGGACGGACGAGGTGCCGTCGCGCCTCGCGACGCGCAGACACTGGGGGAGATCGGCGAATGGATGCTGCTCCACCGTGACGCCATCGTCGGCGCGGGCCATGCCGAGTTCGTCCCTCCGCGGGAGGGCGTCTACACACGTCGTGGCGACAGGCTGTACCTGCACCTGTTCACCTGGCCGCTCGGCTTCGTGCACCTGCCGGACCTCGCAGGCAGGGTCTCGTTCGCGCGGCTGCTGAACGACGGATCATGGCTGAAGACCTCGGTCGTCGACCCCGATCAGCGTCCGGAGAACATGACCCCTGCGGGTCAGGCCGAGGGCACGCTCACGGTGCACCTGCCCGTTCGACGCCCCGACGTGCTGCTGCCCGTGATCGAGCTCACCCTGGCCTGATGACTCCCGTCAGGGGCCGGGCACCTCGAGCCCGCCGAGGGCCAGGCGGGCCGCACCGAGGATGATGGCGTCGGGGCCGGTTCCGGCGGCCTCGATGCGGAGCCGCTGCGTGGCGAGGGGGTGACAGGCCTCGTATACGCGGCTGCGGACCGCCGCGAGGAACGGCTCGGACGCGCTCATGCTCCCCGTCAGGAAGACGGCGTGCGGGTTGAAGAAGTTGACGACGCCGGAGAGCGCCTGACCCAGGTGAGTGCCCGCGGTGCGCACGAGCGTCGTCGCAACGGGGTCGGCATCCCGCGCCAGCGCCAGTACCTGATCGACGCCGGTGATGCCCTCGACGCCGCGCTCCCGCATCTGGCGGACGAGGCTCGCGCCGCTTGCGACGGTCTCCAGGCAGCCGGTGTTGCCGCAGGAGCAGGGGATGTCGCCGCTGCCGTCGATCCGCGTATGAGTGATGTCGCCGGCAGCTCCGCTGGCTCCACGATGCACGACGCCGTCGACGACGATCCCGCTGCCGATGGCCGTGCCCGCCTTCACGGTGATGCTGTGCCCGGTCATGCCGAACTGTGCACCGTGCTCGCCCAGGGCGGCGAGGTTAGCGTCGTTGTCAACGGCCACCTGTGTGCCGCCGAAGCGGGCGCTCAGATGCTCGCCGACCCGGAATCCCGACCAGCCGGGCATCCGCGAGGGCTGGTCGACGCTGCCGGTCTCGACGTGCACTGGTCCGGGGAGGCCGATGCCGATCGCGCGCACCGGGGATCCCGTCACCAGGAGCTCCATCGCGTCGGCGATGGCGGCGAGGGTCGCCTCAGGGCCCTCCGTGAGATCGATGGGAATGGTCTCGACGAGCTGGATCGCACCCGACAGCCCATGTCTTCCGATGCGCGCGTGCCCGCCGCCGAGATCAGCGGTCAGCACGATCCCGCCGTCGTCGGCGACTCGGAGGATGCGGGGGCGGCGTCCGCCCCGGGAGGTGCCCTCTCCTGCTTCCGTCAGCATCCCGGAATCGAGCAGTGCCTGGACCCGCAGTCCCACGGTGGATGCGGCGACGCCCAGCTGATCGGCCAGCTGAGAGCGCGAGCGTGCGCGACCACTCGCGACCAGGTCGAGAATCCTTCTGGCGTCATCGGGGGCGGTGGAGGGCATGCAGCTCGTCTCTGTTCGGTCTCGGTCTGGCAACGCTTGCGAGACATCGGATGTTCCGCTTGCGTTGGAGATCGAATCATGACACGGTAACTTCCTGCAACACAATCAAATGTTGTTTCGATTCTCGAAATAACGCCCTGAACTCTGTGCAAGGAGGCATTCAATGAAGAAGATGCGGATGGGAGCCGTCGTCGCCATCGCGGGCGTCGCGGTCGCCATGACGGGCTGCTCGACCAGCGGCGCGGGCTCGAACGGGTCGGGCGACGGTGACACCATCGTCGTCGACATGTGGTCGGGCAGTGAGGACGACACGGCAGCGCTGGAGGCGCAGCTGGATGTCGCCAAGAAGCAGAACCCCGACCTCAAGATCGAGCTGCGCACCGCACCGTGGGGCGACTTCTTCACGAAGCTCACGACCAATATGGCCTCCGGCAACATGGCGTGCGTCACGGGTATGAACTCGGGCATGCTCGCCAGCTACACCGACGGCTTCGTTCCGCTCACGGCGGATGACCTCAAGACCGCGGGCCTCTCGGAGGACGACTTCGCACCGGGCGCCACCGAGATCCTGAAGAACAAGGGCGACATGTACGGTCTGCCGTTCGATGTCTCGACGATGCTCGCGTACTACAACGAGGACATGCTGACGGCCGCGGGCGCCGAACTCCCGAAGGTCGGCTGGAGCTTCGACGACTTCGAGAAGATCGCCGCCAAGGCGACGACCGGCGGCAAGTACGGCTTCGGCATCGGCATGGGCGACTTCCAGTGGCAGGCGCTCCCCATCGCGAAGTCCGGCGTGCAGCCGGTCTCGGAGGACGGGTCGCTCCAGCTCACTGACAAGGACTTCGCCTCGGCCGCCGAATGGTACGCGGGACTGGTCACCGATCAGAAGGTCGCCGCACCCGTGGCCTCGGCATCCGACACCGGATGGGGCGAGAACCAGTTCACAGGTCAGAACGCCGCCATCGCGGTCGACGGCACCTGGAACGCCGTGGGCTACCTCACCAACGACGCCGGGTTCAAGGCCGGCATGGCTCCGCTGCCGACCGGCGAGAACGGCAACCTCAGCCTGATCCTGGGCTCGGGCTTCGGCATCGCCAAGTCCTGCGAGAACAAGGAGGCGGCGCTCAAGGTGCTCGGCTCGCTGCTCAGCAAGGACGCGCAGGACTACATCGCCTCGTCGGGTCGGAGCTACCCCGCGCGCGCCGAGAGCCAGCCGCTGTACTTCGAGTCGCTCGATGAGTCGTACCGCGACCAGGTCGAGCAGGTCTTCACCGCCGCCTTCGAGAACGTCGAAGGCCAGTACGTGTCGGACAACTGGGCGAAGGTCGGCACGTTCGTGCAGCCGCAGCTGGTGAGCGTCTACAACGGCCAGGCGTCGATGAAGGACGTGCTCGAGTCCGCGCAGCAGCAGTTCGGCAACTGAGAATCGATCCGGGACGTCGTCCCGACTAAGGAAATGCAGAGATGACCACCACGACCGCTCCCCGGCGTCGTCGAGGGTCGTTCGCCAAGGTCGAGGCGCGCCAGGCGCTGGGCTTCGCAAGCCCAGCCCTGGTGGGCCTCGCCCTGTTCACGATCGTGCCCGTCGTCTTGTCCGTCGTGATGAGCTTCTTCGACTGGCCGACGTTCGGCGATCGCTCCTTCAACGGCGGGGCGAACTACGTCCGCCTCTTCGAGGATCCGAACTTCCTTCCCGCACTGCGCAACACGATGGTCTTCACGGTGCTCTACGTGCCGGTGAGCATCGCGCTGTCGCTCGCGCTGGCGCTGGGACTCGGCCCCCGCATCCGCGGACGAGGCGTCCTGCGCGTCCTCTTCTTCATCCCGGTCGTGACGCCGATGGTGGCGAACGTGCTGGTGTGGAAGATGCTCCTGCAGCCGCAGGGGCTGTTCAACGGACTCTCGCAGACATGGTTCGGGGTAGAGCTGCCCAACTTCCTGGCGGATCGGCAGTGGGCGATGATCATGGTCGTCGTCATGAGCGTCTGGCAGGGGCTGGGCTACAACATGCTCATCTTCTCGGCGGCCCTCGAGCAGCTGCCCGAGAGCGTCGTCGAGGCGGCGCGCATCGACGGTGCGCGCGGACTGCGGATGATCTGGAGCGTCATGATCCCGATGATCTCGC is a window of Microbacterium esteraromaticum DNA encoding:
- a CDS encoding carbohydrate ABC transporter permease gives rise to the protein MTTTTAPRRRRGSFAKVEARQALGFASPALVGLALFTIVPVVLSVVMSFFDWPTFGDRSFNGGANYVRLFEDPNFLPALRNTMVFTVLYVPVSIALSLALALGLGPRIRGRGVLRVLFFIPVVTPMVANVLVWKMLLQPQGLFNGLSQTWFGVELPNFLADRQWAMIMVVVMSVWQGLGYNMLIFSAALEQLPESVVEAARIDGARGLRMIWSVMIPMISPAIFFATIMTMITSLQVFVQPQMLTGGGPGNATMPLVMWIYNQGFKFQDLGLAAAGAWILFALIIIITALQFGAQKKWVHYEH
- the ilvC gene encoding ketol-acid reductoisomerase; the encoded protein is MSTEIFYDADADLSIIQGKKVAIVGYGSQGHAHAMNLRDSGVEVTIALKEGSKSIAKAEEAGFPVKNVADAAEWADVIMILAPDQHQRTIYNESIKDKLTAGKALAFAHGFNIRFGYIDAPEGVDVILIAPKAPGHTVRREFVAGRGIPDIIAVERDASGKAWDLALSYAKAIGGTRAGVIKTTFTEETETDLFGEQAVLCGGMSHLVQAGFETLVEAGYQPQIAYFEVLHELKLIVDLMWEGGIAKQRWSISDTAEFGDYVSGPRVIDAGVKERMQGVLADIQSGAFAKRFIEDQDNGAEEFLSLREKEQGHPIEATGKELRSLFAWKSQDEDYVEGSAAR
- a CDS encoding ABC transporter substrate-binding protein; amino-acid sequence: MKKMRMGAVVAIAGVAVAMTGCSTSGAGSNGSGDGDTIVVDMWSGSEDDTAALEAQLDVAKKQNPDLKIELRTAPWGDFFTKLTTNMASGNMACVTGMNSGMLASYTDGFVPLTADDLKTAGLSEDDFAPGATEILKNKGDMYGLPFDVSTMLAYYNEDMLTAAGAELPKVGWSFDDFEKIAAKATTGGKYGFGIGMGDFQWQALPIAKSGVQPVSEDGSLQLTDKDFASAAEWYAGLVTDQKVAAPVASASDTGWGENQFTGQNAAIAVDGTWNAVGYLTNDAGFKAGMAPLPTGENGNLSLILGSGFGIAKSCENKEAALKVLGSLLSKDAQDYIASSGRSYPARAESQPLYFESLDESYRDQVEQVFTAAFENVEGQYVSDNWAKVGTFVQPQLVSVYNGQASMKDVLESAQQQFGN
- the ilvN gene encoding acetolactate synthase small subunit; translated protein: MSTHVLSLLVEDTPGILTRVAGLFARRGFNIHSLAVGVTEVAGISRITVVVDVEALPLEQVTKQLNKLINVIKIVELEPSNSVQREHMLIKVRTDNNTRSNVLEIVNLFRASIVDYAPDAVVIEVTGDQGKVQALLRALEPFGIKELAQSGLLAIGRGGKSITERVLRG
- a CDS encoding alpha-L-fucosidase — translated: MRQEWFDEARFGMFVHFGAYSVAARHEWVQNYERLTDEEYRPYVDHFAPDRFDARAIARRAKETGMGYVVLTAKHHDGFCLFDSALTDFTSAVVCDRDLVREHVEALREEGVKVGLYYSLLDWHHPDFTVDWNHPRCDDENAAALNEDRDMARYREYLHGQVRELLTGYGELDYLFFDFSYPETRDGWAGKGPEDWDAEALLAMCRELQPGMLVNDRLGIPADFVTPEQYQPTSPLVDGAGEPQVWEACQTLNGSWGYHRDNTDQKSADLLVRMLADSVSMDGNMLLNIGPDGRGAVAPRDAQTLGEIGEWMLLHRDAIVGAGHAEFVPPREGVYTRRGDRLYLHLFTWPLGFVHLPDLAGRVSFARLLNDGSWLKTSVVDPDQRPENMTPAGQAEGTLTVHLPVRRPDVLLPVIELTLA
- a CDS encoding ROK family transcriptional regulator produces the protein MPSTAPDDARRILDLVASGRARSRSQLADQLGVAASTVGLRVQALLDSGMLTEAGEGTSRGGRRPRILRVADDGGIVLTADLGGGHARIGRHGLSGAIQLVETIPIDLTEGPEATLAAIADAMELLVTGSPVRAIGIGLPGPVHVETGSVDQPSRMPGWSGFRVGEHLSARFGGTQVAVDNDANLAALGEHGAQFGMTGHSITVKAGTAIGSGIVVDGVVHRGASGAAGDITHTRIDGSGDIPCSCGNTGCLETVASGASLVRQMRERGVEGITGVDQVLALARDADPVATTLVRTAGTHLGQALSGVVNFFNPHAVFLTGSMSASEPFLAAVRSRVYEACHPLATQRLRIEAAGTGPDAIILGAARLALGGLEVPGP